The Leptospira neocaledonica genome contains a region encoding:
- a CDS encoding lytic transglycosylase domain-containing protein: protein MLQPKIRKRYIFIASLPLLYQSLVAPIAGSLIGKSSTGRNSLPESTQIKEYIRSERPSLTEPELELLSLTVEKESERINNTACGVYCQKGEKAGLLLGIIKTESEFFRKARSKKNAMGLMQIMPQTGSWIASWEGKNIKKQDLFEPETNIHLGVSYLNHLLETHEGNIRLALLAYNAGPGAVKKWGGVPAYAESVFSGQEEYLGSRESF from the coding sequence ATGCTCCAGCCTAAAATCCGAAAAAGATACATATTCATCGCCTCGTTACCCCTGCTCTACCAATCCCTGGTAGCCCCAATCGCGGGCTCCTTGATCGGAAAGAGCTCTACTGGTAGGAACTCCCTTCCAGAATCCACCCAAATCAAAGAATACATTCGTTCCGAGAGACCAAGCCTTACCGAACCTGAGCTGGAACTTCTCTCCCTAACCGTAGAAAAGGAATCAGAAAGGATCAATAATACCGCCTGCGGAGTTTATTGCCAAAAAGGGGAGAAGGCAGGGCTTCTCCTCGGGATTATCAAAACTGAGTCAGAATTCTTTAGAAAAGCCAGATCCAAGAAGAATGCTATGGGACTCATGCAGATCATGCCCCAAACAGGATCTTGGATCGCATCTTGGGAAGGCAAAAATATCAAGAAGCAAGACCTATTCGAACCGGAGACAAACATTCATCTCGGAGTTTCCTATCTAAACCATTTGTTGGAAACCCACGAGGGAAATATCCGCCTAGCGCTTCTCGCTTACAACGCGGGACCGGGAGCGGTTAAAAAATGGGGAGGAGTTCCTGCC